In Rahnella sikkimica, one DNA window encodes the following:
- the kduD gene encoding 2-dehydro-3-deoxy-D-gluconate 5-dehydrogenase KduD, giving the protein MILDNFSLQGKVAVVTGCDTGLGQGMAVGLAEAGCDIVGINIVEPTETIERIGATGRRFLSLTADLSDTKVIPALLERAVAEMGHLDILVNNAGIIRREDAIEFSEKNWDDVMNLNIKSVFFMSQAVAKQFIAQGTGGKIINIASMLSYQGGIRVPSYTASKSAVMGVTRLLANEWAKHNINVNAIAPGYMATNNTQQLRADEARSEEILGRIPAGRWGLPSDLMGPVVFLSSPASDYINGYTIAVDGGWLAR; this is encoded by the coding sequence ATGATTCTGGATAATTTCTCCTTGCAGGGAAAAGTAGCTGTTGTCACCGGTTGTGACACCGGGTTGGGTCAGGGTATGGCGGTGGGTCTGGCAGAAGCGGGCTGTGACATTGTGGGGATCAACATTGTTGAGCCGACGGAAACCATCGAGCGCATTGGCGCAACAGGCCGCCGGTTCCTGAGCCTGACCGCCGATCTGAGCGATACCAAAGTGATCCCGGCGCTGCTCGAACGTGCTGTGGCAGAAATGGGTCATCTGGATATTCTGGTCAACAACGCCGGGATTATCCGCCGTGAAGACGCCATTGAGTTCAGCGAAAAGAACTGGGATGACGTCATGAACCTGAACATCAAATCGGTGTTCTTCATGTCTCAGGCGGTTGCTAAACAATTCATCGCGCAGGGCACCGGTGGGAAAATCATTAACATCGCGTCGATGCTTTCCTATCAGGGCGGCATCCGCGTGCCGTCTTATACCGCGTCCAAAAGCGCGGTGATGGGCGTGACCCGTCTGCTGGCGAACGAATGGGCGAAACACAATATCAACGTCAACGCCATCGCGCCGGGGTATATGGCCACCAACAACACCCAGCAACTGCGTGCAGACGAAGCGCGCAGCGAAGAAATTTTAGGCCGTATTCCAGCCGGACGCTGGGGTTTGCCATCAGACCTGATGGGGCCGGTCGTTTTCCTGTCATCCCCGGCGTCTGACTATATTAATGGCTACACAATTGCCGTCGATGGCGGCTGGCTGGCGCGTTAA
- a CDS encoding RpiB/LacA/LacB family sugar-phosphate isomerase yields MKIALMMENSQAAKNAIILKELNAVASEKEYPVYNVGMSDEQDHHLTYIHLGIMASILLNSKAVDFVVAGCGTGQGALMSLNIHPGVNCGYCIDPADAFLFAQINNGNALSLPFAKGFGWGAELNVRFIFEKAFTGVKGQGYPADRKEPQVRNAGILNQVKAAVVKENYLDTLRAIDPELVKTAVTGERFQKCFFENCQNKEIENFVREILA; encoded by the coding sequence ATGAAAATTGCATTGATGATGGAAAACAGTCAGGCCGCTAAAAACGCGATCATTTTGAAAGAACTGAACGCCGTAGCGTCTGAAAAAGAGTATCCGGTCTACAACGTCGGCATGTCTGACGAACAGGATCATCATCTGACGTACATCCATCTGGGCATCATGGCCAGCATCTTGCTGAACTCGAAAGCAGTCGATTTCGTGGTTGCGGGCTGCGGCACCGGGCAGGGCGCGCTGATGTCCCTGAACATTCATCCGGGCGTTAACTGCGGTTATTGTATCGATCCGGCGGATGCTTTCCTGTTCGCCCAAATTAACAATGGTAATGCGCTGTCATTGCCATTTGCCAAAGGGTTTGGCTGGGGCGCAGAACTGAACGTTCGCTTCATCTTCGAAAAAGCGTTCACCGGCGTGAAAGGCCAGGGTTACCCGGCAGACCGCAAAGAACCGCAGGTTCGCAACGCGGGGATCCTGAATCAGGTGAAAGCCGCCGTCGTGAAAGAAAACTATCTCGATACGCTGCGCGCCATTGATCCTGAACTGGTGAAAACCGCCGTCACCGGCGAACGTTTCCAGAAATGCTTCTTCGAAAACTGCCAGAACAAAGAGATCGAAAACTTCGTACGTGAAATCCTCGCGTAA